The following coding sequences are from one Prochlorococcus sp. MIT 1314 window:
- a CDS encoding cob(I)yrinic acid a,c-diamide adenosyltransferase: MTNTSRNRGIGIVTASDSQERSKGQLHIYDGEGKGKSQAALGVVLRTIGLGICEKRQSRVLLLRFLKGPERPYDEDSAIEALQRGFPHLIDHVRTGRSEYFTADQVTKFDIGEAERGWNIAKGAIASSLYSVVVLDELNPVLDLGMLDIKEVVDSLQNRPDGLEIIITGRAAPPSLVRISQLHSEMRSRLTGDLSILTAQRRCNGGIEIYTGEGKGKSTSALGKALQAIGKGISQDKSHRVLILQWLKGGNGYTEDAAIEALRESYPHLVDHLRSGRDAIVWRGQQQPIDYVEAERAWEIAKAAILSGLYKTIILDELNPTVDLELLPVESIHQTLLKKPAETEVVITGRCKNEPSYFELADIYSEMVCHKHYANVGVDLKRGVDY, from the coding sequence TTGACGAATACAAGTAGAAATAGAGGCATTGGAATTGTCACAGCAAGTGACAGTCAAGAGAGATCAAAAGGTCAATTACATATTTATGATGGGGAAGGTAAAGGTAAAAGTCAGGCAGCTTTGGGTGTTGTGCTCAGGACAATAGGGTTAGGAATATGCGAAAAAAGACAGTCAAGAGTTCTACTTCTAAGATTCTTAAAAGGTCCTGAGAGGCCATATGATGAGGATTCGGCTATAGAGGCCTTGCAAAGAGGCTTTCCACACTTGATTGACCATGTAAGGACGGGAAGATCAGAATACTTTACCGCTGACCAAGTTACAAAGTTTGATATTGGCGAGGCTGAAAGAGGTTGGAATATTGCCAAAGGAGCTATTGCTAGTTCGCTTTATTCCGTAGTTGTACTAGATGAATTAAATCCAGTTCTTGATTTAGGAATGCTTGATATCAAGGAAGTAGTTGATTCTCTTCAAAATCGTCCTGATGGACTGGAAATAATTATTACAGGAAGGGCAGCCCCTCCCTCTTTGGTAAGAATATCTCAACTCCATTCAGAAATGAGATCACGTTTAACAGGAGACTTGTCAATACTCACCGCACAAAGGAGATGTAATGGTGGAATTGAGATTTACACAGGAGAAGGAAAAGGTAAATCTACAAGTGCTCTTGGAAAGGCTCTTCAAGCTATTGGTAAAGGAATATCTCAAGATAAAAGTCATAGAGTTTTAATATTACAGTGGTTAAAAGGTGGTAATGGTTATACCGAAGATGCGGCTATAGAGGCTTTGAGAGAAAGTTACCCACATTTGGTAGATCATTTGCGCTCAGGCAGAGATGCGATCGTATGGAGAGGTCAGCAACAACCAATTGATTATGTTGAGGCTGAAAGAGCATGGGAAATTGCTAAAGCTGCTATTTTGAGTGGCTTGTATAAAACTATTATTTTGGATGAATTGAATCCAACTGTTGATTTAGAGCTGCTGCCAGTCGAATCAATACATCAAACGCTCTTAAAAAAACCGGCAGAGACAGAAGTAGTTATTACTGGGAGATGTAAAAATGAACCTTCATACTTTGAACTCGCGGATATTTACTCTGAAATGGTCTGTCATAAGCATTATGCAAATGTTGGAGTTGATTTAAAAAGAGGTGTAGATTACTAA
- the speD gene encoding adenosylmethionine decarboxylase, with amino-acid sequence MEVYKKNQILGSFSNDHKLSHKSKHLLLELYRCDYEKLNDESFLRCTLNRAAKLAKATVLNLISNKFDPQGVTAIALLAESHISIHTWPESNYSAVDIFTCGQNMLPELASQYLIEALQAEEHSMRIIERNPPVAVLKQMRTVV; translated from the coding sequence ATGGAAGTCTACAAAAAAAATCAAATTTTAGGTTCGTTTAGTAATGACCACAAATTAAGTCATAAAAGTAAACACCTTTTGTTGGAACTTTATAGATGTGATTACGAAAAATTAAATGACGAATCTTTTTTGCGCTGTACATTAAATAGAGCTGCCAAATTGGCAAAGGCAACAGTTCTGAATTTGATAAGTAATAAATTCGATCCTCAGGGGGTTACTGCAATTGCATTACTGGCTGAATCCCACATTTCAATACATACTTGGCCTGAATCTAATTATTCTGCCGTCGATATCTTTACATGTGGTCAAAATATGTTGCCAGAACTTGCTAGTCAATATTTGATTGAAGCTTTGCAGGCCGAAGAACATTCCATGCGTATTATTGAACGTAATCCACCTGTAGCAGTTCTTAAACAGATGAGAACGGTTGTTTAA
- the larE gene encoding ATP-dependent sacrificial sulfur transferase LarE, which produces MFNQLEFLSDEQNDKLYTIRKYIKNLNSVCIAYSGGVDSTLVASLAFEQLGSKAIAITGVSPALANTLREEARSQAKWIGVKHLEIKTSELDQKSYSKNPKDRCFACKKELHKHTTYLSKKLNYKIVLDGVNLDDLKDYRPGIEASKKAGVVSPLAKFKFSKQDIRDISRALGFPWWDKPAQPCLSSRFPYGHEITSERLKMVEKAEEYLKKGGLSEVRVRCQGSTARIEIPQDELKHFFNKYNFSELVQYFSNLGFNCTSLDLEGLISGKLNR; this is translated from the coding sequence ATGTTCAATCAACTAGAATTTCTCTCTGATGAACAAAATGACAAGCTTTATACAATTAGAAAATATATTAAGAATCTTAATAGCGTTTGTATTGCTTATTCGGGGGGTGTAGACAGTACATTAGTAGCATCATTAGCATTCGAGCAATTAGGTAGCAAAGCCATTGCAATTACTGGCGTTTCTCCTGCATTAGCCAATACACTTCGTGAAGAAGCAAGGAGTCAAGCAAAATGGATTGGAGTGAAGCATTTAGAAATTAAAACATCAGAATTAGACCAAAAAAGTTACAGTAAAAACCCTAAGGACAGGTGCTTTGCATGTAAAAAAGAGCTTCATAAACATACAACCTACTTGTCTAAAAAACTTAATTACAAGATCGTTTTAGATGGGGTCAATCTGGATGATCTAAAAGATTACAGGCCAGGTATAGAAGCCTCAAAAAAAGCAGGAGTTGTTTCTCCACTTGCAAAATTTAAATTTTCAAAACAAGACATTAGGGATATATCAAGAGCATTAGGTTTTCCTTGGTGGGATAAACCTGCACAACCTTGCTTATCCTCAAGATTTCCTTATGGTCATGAAATAACTAGTGAGAGACTAAAAATGGTTGAGAAAGCAGAAGAATATCTTAAAAAAGGTGGTTTATCAGAGGTTAGAGTTAGATGTCAGGGTTCAACTGCAAGAATAGAAATTCCCCAAGATGAATTAAAACATTTTTTTAACAAATATAATTTTAGTGAATTAGTTCAATATTTTTCTAATTTAGGGTTTAATTGCACTAGCTTAGATCTTGAAGGACTAATAAGCGGAAAATTAAATAGATAA